In Mytilus edulis chromosome 4, xbMytEdul2.2, whole genome shotgun sequence, the following proteins share a genomic window:
- the LOC139521230 gene encoding cytochrome c oxidase subunit 5A, mitochondrial-like isoform X1 has product MFRTVANRLGTTVQASVRSNLFAKPQTAAATVRHVTYVPQSDEEFDDSCVTYLNRPNITGWQIRSFITHQHGEDLVPEPKVISAVLQACRKVNDYALAVRYLESVQEKAKADTAIWPYIVQEIRPTLDELGVFTPEEHGYDKPELYLVDTEDIH; this is encoded by the exons ATGTTTCGTACCGTAGCAAACAGACTTGGAACAACTGTACAAGCCAGTGTTCGCTCTAATCTCTTTGCTAAACCACAAACAG caGCAGCAACAGTACGTCATGTGACATATGTTCCTCAGTCTGATGAAGAATTTGATGATTCATGTGTAACCTATCTAAACAGGCCTAATATAACTGGGTGGCAGATCAGAAGTTTTATTACACATCAACAT gGTGAAGATTTGGTACCAGAGCCAAAGGTTATAAGTGCTGTACTTCAAGCATGTAGGAAAGTAAATGACTATGCCCTTGCTGTACGATACTTAGAATCTGTCCAG GAGAAAGCAAAGGCTGATACTGCCATCTGGCCATATATAGTACAAGAAATTAGACCAACATTAGATGAGTTAGGAGTTTTTACACCAGAAGAGCACGGTTACGACAAACCAGAGCTCTATCTTGTAGATACTGAAGATATTCATTAA
- the LOC139521230 gene encoding cytochrome c oxidase subunit 5A, mitochondrial-like isoform X2, with amino-acid sequence MFRTVANRLGTTVQASVRSNLFAKPQTAATVRHVTYVPQSDEEFDDSCVTYLNRPNITGWQIRSFITHQHGEDLVPEPKVISAVLQACRKVNDYALAVRYLESVQEKAKADTAIWPYIVQEIRPTLDELGVFTPEEHGYDKPELYLVDTEDIH; translated from the exons ATGTTTCGTACCGTAGCAAACAGACTTGGAACAACTGTACAAGCCAGTGTTCGCTCTAATCTCTTTGCTAAACCACAAACAG CAGCAACAGTACGTCATGTGACATATGTTCCTCAGTCTGATGAAGAATTTGATGATTCATGTGTAACCTATCTAAACAGGCCTAATATAACTGGGTGGCAGATCAGAAGTTTTATTACACATCAACAT gGTGAAGATTTGGTACCAGAGCCAAAGGTTATAAGTGCTGTACTTCAAGCATGTAGGAAAGTAAATGACTATGCCCTTGCTGTACGATACTTAGAATCTGTCCAG GAGAAAGCAAAGGCTGATACTGCCATCTGGCCATATATAGTACAAGAAATTAGACCAACATTAGATGAGTTAGGAGTTTTTACACCAGAAGAGCACGGTTACGACAAACCAGAGCTCTATCTTGTAGATACTGAAGATATTCATTAA
- the LOC139521231 gene encoding protein JTB-like: MIEFCNKKKMAFAVLLLISFSVITLIVKSVWASTDFQKLISNTTACKDIDIVNTQTCFRCSKKELRAEVPVCSKTGYKQTVQCKDGSQFWRSCEITPDMDEKNFWIFWAVNIVIGLVAFVYVRRRQKTLDGILMEKINKQLASGL; the protein is encoded by the exons ATGATTGAGTTTTGCAACAAGAAGAAAATGGCATTTGCCGTACTTTTATTAATAAG CTTTTCTGTGATAACATTAATAGTAAAGAGTGTGTGGGCATCAACAGACTTCCAAAAACTTA tatCCAACACAACAGCATGTAAAGATATAGATATAGTTAATACTCAGACTTGTTTTAGATGCAGTAAAAAAGAACTG AGAGCAGAAGTGCCAGTATGTTCAAAAACAGGATACAAACAGACAGTTCAATGTAAAGATGGATCACAATTTTGGAGAAG CTGTGAAATAACACCCGATATGGATGAGAAGAATTTCTGGATATTTTGGGCTGTTAATATAGTGATAGGACTTGTGGCTTTTGTATATGTCAGAAGAAGACAGAAAACATTGGATGGAATTCTTAtggaaaaaattaataaacagtTAGCATCTGGTTTataa
- the LOC139521233 gene encoding TM2 domain-containing protein 3-like, producing the protein MNNFMFSIYLVIILLIHSSCVISSNDNVNGQGSTPTVGKEVTSPSYDVNSTTISTTTTLAPEFNARCPDNVQCYKLGGECINCKYNKHCFYGKPNETSECQVKDEIRCIGQRKFNRTHECKYCYQLDKSNYSCDTTNASCQVINGQIQKYIAQCTVKDNVLCLGQRTFLKNLPCNWTSGYKWSTALILSITLGGFGVDRFYLGLWKEGIGKLFSFGGLGVWTLVDVILIAIGYIGPSDGSLYI; encoded by the exons ATGAACAACTTcatgttttctatttatttagtTATTATACTCTTGATTCATTCGTCATGCGTCATTTCTTCAAACGATAATGTAAATG GTCAAGGGTCAACACCAACTGTTGGTAAAGAAGTTACTTCCCCTTCTTATGATGTCAACAGTACAACAATTTCTACAACAACAACATTAGCGCCAGAGTTTAATGCCAGATGTCCTGATAATGTACAATGTTACAAACTAGGAGGAGAATGTATCAACTGTAAATACAATAAACATTGTTTCTACGGGAAACCTAATGAAACATCAGAATGTCAAGTTAAAGATGAGATACGTTGTATA GGTCAGAGAAAATTTAACAGGACTCATGAATGTAAATACTGTTACCAGTTAGACAAGTCTAATTACTCATGTGATACAACAAATGCCTCATGCCAAGTTATAAATGGACAGATACAAAAATATATAGCACAATGTACAGTAAAAGACAATGTTTTATGTCTAG GACAAAGAACATTCCTAAAGAACTTGCCATGTAACTGGACCAGTGGATATAAATGGTCAACAGCACTCATTTTAAG CATTACACTTGGTGGATTTGGTGTTGACAGATTCTATCTCGGACTATGGAAGGAAGGAATCGGTAAACTGTTCAGTTTTGGAGGACTAGGTGTCTGGACTTTAGTAGATGTTATTTTAATAGCTATTGGATATATTGGGCCGTCTGATGGATCATTGTACATATAA
- the LOC139521232 gene encoding gigasin-6-like yields MAGTNVLFTVIVILIYNAYTIDSISTANLEASLDEYINAGLKCHTKNPGLALAIVKDGKVILTKGYGVRDLSTNSPVTDRTIFGIASMSKAFASTLLVKLLAKHSNMSIYTDIAKILPNFKFTTHIRTDNANIRDLLSHTMGFPSHNLMRLDPKFTRDDIASRSQQVHSIHPFRESYLYNNMMYGLASVVAERIGEKRWEDLIEEELYTPLGMSDSSFMTKVDLSGNVAKGYGTDDATGGPVPIDFAINRRWGQMGGSTNIMSNAVDISKWMLFHLSKGRNQAGQQILSENDMATLHKRRNTITAPTSEKYFSQPQVPVSSLEENYALGWKNGVYRGYKVLRHTGTTWGYSSLVTLIPDMNLGFFTTMTGDDPGYKFRYLLHNYIGDLLLGETPWLNKTTICSFPEPWYNQSTSVYHPINKHINPTRSLNYYVGVYHNSMYGNLHVTMNTSANTLQMNYGIGSWLLYPKGTHDKFVGEGTNIVHKIIDLSSIQFHSSNLHGRSTIDSVKVISFETRAPPVFTKTSSHVNTGNIVG; encoded by the exons ATGGCCGGTACTAACGTATTATTTACCGTTATAGTCATATTGATATATAATGCCTACACAATAGACAGTATCAGTACCGCCAATTTAGAGGCCAGTTTGGATGAGTATATTAATGCT GGACTGAAATGTCATACAAAAAATCCAGGACTGGCTCTAGCAATTGTAAAAGACGGGAAGGTTATATTGACAAAGGGCTATGGCGTTCGAGATTTATCTACAAACTCGCCAGTTACTGATCGTACAATATTTGGTATTGCGTCAATGTCCAAAGCATTTGCTTCTACTCTTCTGGTGAAATTGTTGGCCAAACATTCGAA TATGAGTATATATACTGATATTGCAAAGATTTTACCAAATTTCAAGTTTACAACACATATTCGTACTGACAATGCAAACATACGGGACCTACTATCTCATACTATGGGATTCCCATCTCATAATCTGATGAGATTGGATCCTAAATTCACACGAGATGATATAGCAAG TCGCTCACAGCAAGTGCACAGCATACATCCTTTTCGTGAGTCTTACTTATATAACAACATGATGTACGGACTGGCAAGTGTGGTAGCTGAACGAATTGGCGAGAAACGATGGGAAGATCTAATCGAAGAAGAATTGTATACACCACTAGGAATGTCAGATTCTTCATTCATGACAAAAGTTGATCTGAGTGGAAATGTTGCGAAGGGATATGGAACTGATGATGCTACGGGAGGTCCAGTGCCAATAGATTTTGCCATAAACAG GCGGTGGGGACAAATGGGTGGATCTACCAATATCATGAGTAATGCGGTAGACATTTCAAAGTGGATGCTTTTCCATTTGAGTAAGGGACGTAACCAAGCAGGGCAACAAATCTTAAGTGAGAATGATATGGCGACACTTCACAAAAGGCGGAATACTATCACAGCTCCAACatcagaaaaatatttctccCAACCACAAGTTCCCGTGTCCTCGTTAGAAGAAAACTACGCCTTGGGATGGAAAAATGGAGTATACAGAG GATACAAAGTTTTACGACACACTGGTACAACTTGGGGTTATAGTTCCTTGGTGACACTGATTCCGGACATGAACTTAGGATTTTTCACAACAATGACTGGCGACGATCCAGGATATAAATTCCGCTATTTACTCCACAACTACATCGGAGACCTGCTACTAGGGGAGACGCCATGGttgaataaaacaacaatatgttCCTTTCCAGAACCGTGGTACAACCAGTCTACTAGCGTATACCATCCAATTAATAAGCATATAAACCCTACCAGGTCACTAAATTACTATGTAGGCGTTTACCATAACAGTATGTACGGCAACCTACACGTGACCATGAATACGTCAGCAAACACGTTGCAGATGAATTATGGGATAGGATCATGGCTTCTATATCCAAAAGGAACACATGACAAATTTGTGGGCGAAGGGACGAACATTGTACACAAAATTATCGATCTTTCttcaattcaatttcattcttCTAATTTGCATGGGAGAAGTACCATTGATAGCGTAAAAGTAATCAGCTTTGAGACAAGAGCGCCACCTGTTTTCACCAAAACAAGTAGTCATGTCAACACTGGGAATATTGTCGGTTAA